In Candidatus Nitronauta litoralis, one DNA window encodes the following:
- a CDS encoding PepSY domain-containing protein, which produces MKTSIRKKRTAPAPRHSLWFRIHLYLGLFVGLMFAFSGLTGSALVFYKGIDELLNPALLTVEPGGEYARLTEITAAAQKAVPVSAKPARLYFPPHLRAPFKIRFTLPKEDQTVLLDVMVNPFTAEVLGQRRWGGYLMSCLYKMHFTLLSGKRGETIVGVIGLLLICSVVSGVVLWWRQPGKFLQAFTFRHRSSPVRQIYDLHKTVGAYACIVLVVAAFSGISMIFPQYMKSALSMILPVEQLPPSGISKIETGGGQKINIHEVASIARDFFPRAKLQRIYFPSSTEAAFRIIMRQPGEIRQTSGSTQLWISAYNGEIRKTQEPQTMSSRDTLLSWMFPIHNGEALGMPGRVLMFLAGFAPIHLYVTGLIVWQRKRKARLRADFPGDPDTRYRKRSPTT; this is translated from the coding sequence TTGAAGACATCCATCCGGAAAAAACGAACCGCTCCTGCCCCCCGCCACAGCTTGTGGTTCAGGATTCATCTATATCTCGGTCTGTTTGTCGGCTTAATGTTTGCTTTCAGCGGTCTGACGGGAAGTGCCCTGGTCTTTTACAAGGGCATCGATGAACTTCTGAACCCCGCCTTGCTGACCGTTGAGCCCGGTGGAGAATACGCCCGGCTCACTGAAATCACAGCGGCGGCACAAAAGGCGGTGCCTGTTTCGGCAAAACCAGCCAGGCTGTATTTTCCTCCGCATTTGCGAGCGCCCTTTAAAATCCGGTTTACTCTTCCCAAAGAAGATCAAACGGTTTTGCTGGATGTGATGGTCAACCCTTTTACGGCCGAAGTGTTAGGGCAACGGCGGTGGGGCGGCTACCTGATGAGTTGTCTATATAAGATGCATTTCACCCTGCTGTCAGGTAAGCGTGGGGAAACCATCGTAGGTGTGATAGGCCTGCTTTTAATCTGTTCGGTTGTGTCCGGGGTTGTTCTGTGGTGGCGGCAACCTGGAAAATTCCTGCAGGCATTTACATTCAGGCATCGTTCCAGCCCTGTCCGACAAATTTACGACCTGCACAAAACGGTCGGCGCCTATGCCTGCATCGTACTTGTGGTGGCGGCCTTCTCCGGGATATCCATGATTTTCCCCCAATACATGAAATCCGCCCTCAGCATGATTCTTCCCGTTGAGCAATTGCCTCCATCCGGTATATCCAAAATAGAGACAGGCGGAGGTCAAAAAATCAATATCCACGAGGTCGCTTCTATTGCCCGCGATTTTTTTCCCCGGGCGAAACTACAGCGTATTTATTTCCCATCCTCTACCGAAGCCGCTTTCCGCATCATCATGCGCCAGCCCGGCGAGATACGCCAAACCAGCGGCAGCACCCAGCTTTGGATATCAGCTTACAATGGTGAAATTCGGAAAACTCAGGAGCCACAGACCATGAGCAGCAGAGACACTTTGCTGTCCTGGATGTTCCCCATCCACAATGGAGAAGCGCTCGGAATGCCCGGTCGTGTCCTGATGTTCCTGGCTGGATTTGCCCCGATCCATCTTTATGTCACCGGACTCATAGTCTGGCAGCGTAAACGCAAAGCGCGCCTGCGTGCCGACTTCCCAGGAGACCCTGATACACGATATCGAAAAAGATCCCCAACAACCTGA